A genomic window from Companilactobacillus alimentarius DSM 20249 includes:
- the greA gene encoding transcription elongation factor GreA, producing MAEKSYPMTAEGKKKLEEELENLKKVKRPEVINRIKIARSFGDLSENSEYTSAKDEQSVVESRISQIIEMIQYANVIDTDEVASDEISIGKKVTVQEDGEEPDVYTIVGAAESDPDQGKISNDSPIAKALLGKHVGDVVTVETPVGSYDLTIKTVEVA from the coding sequence ATGGCAGAAAAAAGTTATCCTATGACAGCTGAAGGTAAGAAAAAACTGGAAGAAGAATTGGAGAATCTGAAAAAAGTTAAACGTCCAGAGGTAATTAATAGAATTAAAATTGCTAGAAGTTTTGGTGATTTATCAGAAAATTCAGAATATACTTCTGCTAAAGATGAACAGAGTGTTGTTGAATCACGTATTTCACAAATTATTGAAATGATTCAATACGCTAATGTTATTGATACTGATGAAGTTGCTAGTGACGAAATTTCCATTGGTAAAAAAGTTACCGTTCAAGAAGATGGCGAAGAACCTGACGTTTACACGATCGTTGGTGCAGCTGAATCTGATCCTGATCAAGGAAAGATCTCTAATGACTCACCGATTGCTAAAGCATTGTTGGGCAAACATGTTGGTGATGTTGTAACGGTTGAAACTCCTGTTGGAAGTTATGATCTAACAATTAAGACCGTAGAAGTTGCTTAG
- the rpmG gene encoding 50S ribosomal protein L33 produces MRVNITMECTSCHERTYLTNKSKRNNPDRLELKKYCPRERTVTLHRETK; encoded by the coding sequence ATGAGAGTAAACATAACAATGGAATGTACTTCATGTCATGAACGTACATATCTAACAAACAAGAGCAAGCGTAACAATCCCGATCGCCTTGAACTTAAGAAATATTGTCCACGCGAACGTACTGTTACATTGCATCGTGAAACAAAATAA
- a CDS encoding HesB/YadR/YfhF family protein has product MKIELTDEASKWFREELDLVPGDGIHFYGKVYGKTMVHDGFSIAMRKEKPLDPESSTIVDGITYFITDSDTWFFARYDLLVEYDPKLDGPKYIFKSNE; this is encoded by the coding sequence ATGAAAATTGAACTAACAGATGAAGCTTCTAAATGGTTTAGAGAAGAGTTGGATTTGGTTCCCGGAGATGGAATACATTTCTACGGTAAAGTTTACGGTAAAACTATGGTTCATGATGGGTTTTCAATAGCGATGCGAAAGGAAAAGCCACTTGATCCAGAGTCTAGTACAATTGTGGATGGTATTACATATTTTATAACTGATAGTGATACTTGGTTTTTTGCCAGATATGATCTATTGGTAGAGTACGATCCAAAGTTGGATGGACCAAAATATATTTTTAAATCTAATGAATAA
- a CDS encoding peptidoglycan D,D-transpeptidase FtsI family protein: MRRILDIIKKRTGGQAKSTIPFRLNLLFFIVFVLFALLVGQLAYLQIVYGGKFQAEVDRTDKTVMTGSVPRGMIYDSEGRLLVGNSTENAITYTKSGSVKSSDIYQIVNRLTKYLTVEKTNLSSRDKADYILSAPGKSSKVVKQMPKSYRVNSNGEALSTTKIYANEVKYVEKQGIHLSDKDLQRATLFKKMSSAYSLSTVFLKDKGLTSREIAQVSEHLTELPGVSIGSNWDREYPQGKSIESIIGGVSTEQQGIPDDELNSMLASGYSRNDRVGTSYLEKSYESILSGTKSKREVQVGSNNQIKKSSVVYGGQKGGNLNLTINSKFQKQVQSALKEQFSAAKSAGITQYSDGAYVVAMNPKTGAILAMAGIHNNPQTGKTSEDALGVINRTFVMGSAVKGATVLGAMMDGVITPTNNTLADNPIYLPGTSVKKSVYPVGTFSSLSAIQALQVSSNEYMMALAMKEANAKYTPHSYIKMDSDIFSKLRGYFNQFGLGVKTGIDISGETTGIEGSTTNSSGQLKTGSALDLSYGNYDAYTLIEMAQYISTIANGGYRMKPYIVQSIQKTKDDGTKGALTSVTKPSVLNKVGFTNDELDVVRKGMYAAVHGSGYWTTATRLASLEPKVAAKTGTAQSFYYNPDNPSSDPPETVTNSLVTFGPYDDPNIAMAIVFPNLTSEKGSYPQLLAKQIYTDYYKLTGQK; this comes from the coding sequence ATGAGAAGAATACTTGATATAATAAAAAAGAGAACCGGTGGTCAAGCAAAGTCGACTATTCCATTTCGTCTCAATTTACTTTTCTTTATTGTCTTTGTCCTCTTCGCTTTATTAGTTGGACAACTTGCATATTTACAGATCGTTTATGGTGGTAAGTTTCAAGCTGAAGTCGACCGAACAGACAAGACAGTAATGACTGGTAGTGTTCCACGTGGGATGATTTATGATTCGGAAGGTAGGCTTTTGGTAGGTAATTCAACTGAGAATGCTATTACTTATACGAAGAGTGGTAGTGTTAAATCGAGTGATATCTATCAAATTGTTAATCGACTAACTAAATATTTAACAGTTGAAAAAACTAATTTGAGCAGTCGTGATAAGGCCGATTACATTTTGTCTGCACCAGGGAAATCATCTAAAGTAGTTAAACAGATGCCTAAATCTTATCGTGTAAATTCTAACGGTGAGGCTCTGTCAACTACTAAGATTTACGCTAATGAAGTTAAATATGTTGAAAAGCAAGGTATCCATTTGAGTGACAAGGATCTCCAAAGGGCTACTTTATTTAAAAAGATGAGTTCAGCTTATTCGCTTTCAACTGTTTTCTTAAAAGATAAAGGTTTGACTTCTAGAGAGATTGCACAAGTTAGTGAACATTTAACCGAGTTACCTGGAGTAAGTATCGGCAGTAATTGGGACCGTGAGTATCCTCAAGGTAAATCAATTGAAAGTATCATTGGTGGCGTGTCGACTGAGCAACAAGGTATTCCTGATGATGAGTTGAATAGTATGCTTGCTTCTGGTTATTCAAGAAATGACCGTGTCGGTACTAGTTACTTGGAAAAGAGCTATGAATCAATTCTTTCTGGTACTAAGAGTAAACGTGAAGTTCAAGTTGGCTCTAATAACCAAATCAAGAAGAGTAGCGTTGTTTATGGTGGTCAAAAGGGTGGTAACCTTAATTTGACTATCAACTCTAAATTTCAAAAACAAGTTCAGAGCGCTTTGAAGGAACAATTTAGTGCTGCTAAATCAGCTGGAATTACTCAGTACTCTGATGGTGCTTACGTTGTAGCAATGAATCCAAAGACTGGTGCTATTTTAGCTATGGCTGGGATTCACAACAATCCTCAAACTGGTAAAACTTCTGAAGATGCTTTAGGCGTTATCAATAGAACCTTCGTTATGGGTTCTGCGGTTAAGGGTGCTACAGTCTTGGGTGCGATGATGGACGGTGTAATTACACCAACTAATAATACATTAGCTGATAATCCTATTTATTTGCCAGGTACATCAGTTAAAAAATCAGTTTATCCAGTCGGTACCTTTAGCAGTTTAAGTGCTATTCAAGCGCTACAAGTATCATCTAATGAGTATATGATGGCTTTAGCCATGAAAGAAGCTAATGCTAAATATACGCCACATTCTTATATTAAAATGGATTCAGACATTTTCTCGAAATTACGAGGATACTTCAACCAATTTGGCTTAGGTGTAAAAACTGGGATTGATATTTCTGGTGAAACAACTGGTATTGAAGGTTCTACTACAAATAGTAGTGGGCAATTAAAGACTGGTTCTGCACTGGATTTATCTTATGGTAACTATGATGCTTATACCTTAATTGAAATGGCACAATATATTTCAACTATTGCTAACGGTGGTTATCGAATGAAGCCGTATATTGTGCAATCAATTCAAAAGACTAAGGATGATGGAACTAAGGGAGCTTTAACCTCAGTTACTAAGCCATCTGTCTTGAATAAAGTTGGTTTCACCAATGATGAATTGGATGTCGTAAGAAAGGGTATGTACGCTGCCGTTCACGGTAGTGGTTATTGGACTACCGCTACTAGATTAGCTAGTCTTGAACCTAAGGTTGCTGCTAAGACTGGTACTGCACAGTCATTCTATTACAATCCTGACAATCCTAGTTCAGATCCTCCAGAAACAGTTACTAACAGTTTGGTAACTTTTGGACCCTATGATGATCCTAATATTGCCATGGCTATTGTTTTCCCTAATCTTACTAGTGAGAAGGGAAGTTACCCTCAATTGCTTGCAAAGCAGATCTATACGGACTACTATAAATTAACGGGACAGAAATAA